A region from the Rhodopseudomonas julia genome encodes:
- a CDS encoding AprI/Inh family metalloprotease inhibitor: protein MSHSWRAIAVSAALAASLAACQSAYFGGQSNNGYSPPPPPRPLAAAPVGTVSQSELPPPGGANAANDPMMGEPPDLRPGADGTVQTATATPPSSGGAPIGRTDLLGGWTVSSGGDSCQLFMSLTSWSGGYRASTRGCTSPALQAVSAWNLSGNQVTLLDQGSSTVARLYSTSKTQFNGQTEAGAAISVAR from the coding sequence ATGTCGCATTCCTGGCGCGCGATCGCCGTATCTGCCGCGCTCGCTGCCTCCCTCGCCGCCTGTCAGTCCGCTTATTTCGGCGGCCAAAGCAACAACGGCTATTCTCCCCCTCCGCCGCCGCGGCCGCTGGCGGCAGCGCCGGTGGGAACTGTGTCGCAGAGCGAGCTGCCGCCCCCGGGCGGGGCGAACGCCGCTAACGATCCGATGATGGGCGAACCGCCGGATCTCCGGCCGGGCGCGGACGGCACCGTGCAGACGGCGACTGCTACGCCTCCATCTTCAGGCGGCGCACCGATCGGCCGCACAGATCTTCTTGGCGGCTGGACGGTGTCCTCCGGCGGCGACAGCTGTCAGCTGTTCATGTCTTTGACGAGCTGGTCGGGTGGCTATCGGGCCTCGACCCGTGGCTGCACGTCGCCGGCGCTGCAGGCTGTCTCCGCCTGGAACCTCTCAGGCAATCAAGTCACGCTGCTTGATCAGGGCAGCAGCACGGTCGCTCGCCTCTATTCGACCTCCAAAACTCAGTTCAATGGTCAAACAGAGGCAGGTGCCGCAATTTCAGTCGCTCGTTAG